TCACAGCGTCATCGACAGCATTCAGCAAGGCTGGGTCTGGAACACTTGCTACTTCTGGAACATGAAGGTCCCGGGCAAGAGAGCGCTCTACATCCGCGGCTCAAACTTCAAGGACGGTGTCATTGGCACTTTTGGGGAGAACGTCTCCAAGCTGGTCCGTTCTTGTGCTGGAGAGGGTGGAGTTTCCAACATGGAGTTCGACTGGTATTACAATGGTAAGCCCGATGACACGCCCAAGGAGAAGGGTCCGGTCTGGATGTATCAGGCGGATGTACCTGACACCATTCGACCTGGCTGCATTGGCGAGGGACTCATGGACATGGGTGCTGTCACTCAGGACCAGTGCGTTGGAGACAAGCTCCCGAACTGATTCACTACCACACTGATTCAACCTGAGAAAGGGCGACATACGAAGCATCGACAGTAGGGATGGATCAATGATGATAATGAGGATTGATGGGCGATGAAGATACCTTTTCCGATGGCTCTGGCAGCATGACAGATGGCTAGACAAACTCGGGATAAGCCAGACAGTAGAAGAATTCTACAACCTGCAAATAAGTTTTTCAGTGTCGTGTGCGCGTGATCTGATCGTACTCAGCCTTTTGATTCCCTGATGCGCTCCAAACATACATGCGTTTCTCGTTGTACATACTACATATCTAGTGTGTAGTTGACGCCAGCTTGACCGCGAACATACGGTCGAGAAGTCCGTATGGCCCAATCCGAAAAGTCGATTAACCTCGGGAAGCCTGGGCAAAGCCAGGCAAATTCACAACCAGCATGGATAGTGAGCTTATTCTGCTTAAAAATGCTTGAAGGCGCTATTTTATTGCAGAACCTTGTCCCCAATCTCGTTGCAATAAGGGAGCAGATTCTCAGCCCAAAGACATGATTCTGACAGCGAAGAAGGAGAGATGAGGGATGGTGTGTGCTTAATACATCTCTCCTCACACACTGAGAGTTCAACCTAAAGTTTGAGTGATAACACTCATTGCCAGATGTTATTGGTCAATGGAAGCCTCCCTTGTCTTCATTCGGGAAATAGACGCGCCGCTGGGTAAACTCGTCTGATATCCCAGGCAAAAGCTTCAGACAAACTCCAACGAGTTGGACATCTTACCTCCTTCGCCTTTAAAGCGAGACCGAGCTTCCGAGTCCTGAAGCGGGCCTATTTAAATGGCCATAGCTCCGCGAGCTAACCCTTCGACAAATCGACGAAGTTTCCATGGGAGAGGATCTACACAGCTATCTCGGGTTTTCATGTCTAGTAAGAATACCGATACCTAGTTAAAACACCATAGCCATGGCATTAGACGCACTCCCAATCATGGTTatcatcggcggcggcgggatcGGCTTAGCAACAGCCCATCGCCTCGGCGGAGGCCACCACATCCTCTTCGCGAGCCGCTCCCCGTCCACCGTCTCCGCCGGCGCCGAGTCCCTCAAACAAGCAGGCCACAAAGTCACGGCGCAGCAAGTCGACGTGACATCCTACGAATCCGTCGCCTCCCTCGCGAAAACGGCCTCGTCCCTGGGCGGGGCTATCGAGACGGTCGTCTTGACCTCGGCACTCAGCCCAACGATGGGATCAGCAGAGATGATTCTCGCTGTTGATGTTGTCGGCACGGCAAACGTGATTGAAGCGTTTGGGAAAGAGGTCGAGATGCCGTACGGCTCGTCGGTCGTTTGCGTGGGAAGTATGGGCCAGCACATGATCCCGCCCCTCTCGCCGGACCTCGAACGACACCTCGCGACCGCGCCGCGGACATCCCTCCTCGAGAACAAGGAACTCCATGAGCTTATCGCGGGCGTCAGCGCCACGGCGTACTGCATCGCGAAAAAGGCGAATAGTCTACGCGTTCAGGCGGCTTCTGCTTCAGAGGCGTACGCAGGAAAGGGCGTGCGGGTGAATCTTGTTGCGCCGGGGATGACGGAGACCAAGATGCTGGCGGCGGAGATGGAGGGGTCGAGCGGGGCGGGGATATGGGAGATGATGAAGGCGCATCCTTTCAAGAGGGCTGCGACGGCGGAAGAGGTTGCGGATGCGGTTGGGTTTGTTGCGGGGTGTCGGTATGTTAACGGGACGGGTGTGTTGATTGATGGGGGGTGGTTGGCGAAGTTGAGGTGGGGTGAGGGACCGATTGTGGAGGAGATGAAGAAGCATTTGGCGTAGGGATAGATTATGCTGATGTGATGCTTTGAAGATAGGTAACGATCTTCCTGGAGATCGATAGTTGGTGTACGTTAACAGAACGAGACTTTTCCTCAA
This is a stretch of genomic DNA from Colletotrichum lupini chromosome 10, complete sequence. It encodes these proteins:
- a CDS encoding short-chain dehydrogenase/reductase SDR; the protein is MALDALPIMVIIGGGGIGLATAHRLGGGHHILFASRSPSTVSAGAESLKQAGHKVTAQQVDVTSYESVASLAKTASSLGGAIETVVLTSALSPTMGSAEMILAVDVVGTANVIEAFGKEVEMPYGSSVVCVGSMGQHMIPPLSPDLERHLATAPRTSLLENKELHELIAGVSATAYCIAKKANSLRVQAASASEAYAGKGVRVNLVAPGMTETKMLAAEMEGSSGAGIWEMMKAHPFKRAATAEEVADAVGFVAGCRYVNGTGVLIDGGWLAKLRWGEGPIVEEMKKHLA